In Kitasatospora gansuensis, a genomic segment contains:
- a CDS encoding NADP-dependent oxidoreductase, whose translation MLASMFNEPGGPEVLYVGELPVPVPGPGEVLVRVLAAGIQPADTAVRSGWSPPGAEITYPAVPGNEFAGVVEQLGPGSFGWEVGDEVLGFRLLNCHAQHVAVDGAQLVPKPAGMSWAEAGSFSASAQTAHVALTELKVGRGDTVLIHGASGGVGTVAVQLARAWGATVIGTASERNHAYLRELGAIPVTYGEGLADRVRELAPDGVDAALDAAGRGALEVSVELVPDQARIGTIVDYAGAQRLGLTALRGPRTAARLAELTEVWESGALRLEIAATFPLARAAEAHRLVEDGHVRGKAVITPWAD comes from the coding sequence ATGCTGGCGTCGATGTTCAACGAACCCGGTGGCCCCGAGGTGCTGTACGTGGGGGAGCTGCCGGTGCCCGTGCCCGGCCCGGGCGAGGTGCTGGTCCGGGTGCTGGCGGCCGGCATCCAGCCGGCCGACACCGCCGTCCGGTCCGGCTGGTCGCCGCCGGGCGCGGAGATCACGTACCCGGCGGTCCCGGGCAACGAGTTCGCCGGGGTGGTCGAGCAGCTCGGCCCCGGCAGCTTCGGCTGGGAGGTGGGCGACGAGGTGCTCGGCTTCCGGCTGCTGAACTGCCACGCCCAGCACGTCGCGGTGGACGGCGCCCAGCTGGTGCCCAAGCCCGCCGGGATGAGCTGGGCCGAGGCGGGTTCGTTCTCCGCCTCCGCGCAGACCGCGCACGTCGCGCTGACCGAGCTGAAGGTCGGCCGGGGCGACACGGTGCTGATCCACGGCGCCTCGGGCGGGGTCGGCACGGTCGCCGTCCAGCTGGCCCGGGCCTGGGGCGCCACCGTGATCGGCACCGCGAGCGAGCGCAACCACGCCTACCTGCGCGAGCTCGGCGCGATCCCGGTCACGTACGGCGAGGGCCTGGCCGACCGGGTCCGCGAGCTGGCGCCGGACGGGGTGGACGCCGCGCTGGACGCGGCCGGGCGGGGCGCGCTGGAGGTCTCGGTCGAGCTGGTCCCCGACCAGGCGCGGATCGGCACCATCGTCGACTACGCCGGCGCCCAGCGGCTCGGCCTGACCGCCCTGCGCGGCCCGCGCACCGCCGCCCGGCTGGCCGAGCTGACCGAGGTCTGGGAGTCCGGCGCGCTCCGGCTGGAGATCGCCGCGACCTTCCCGCTGGCGCGGGCGGCCGAGGCCCACCGGCTGGTGGAGGACGGACACGTCCGGGGCAAGGCGGTCATCACCCCCTGGGCGGACTGA